The stretch of DNA GGTCCCCTCGCGGCTGAACATTGAGGGGAAAAACTCGGTGATATGACGGTCCATCGGGGCGGGGAACGCGCCGAACTGAAGGGTCAGCTCCAGGGTGGCCGGGTGGCGCGGCGGCTGTTCGCCGGGGAGGGCCTCCCAGGAGCCGCGGGCCAGGAACAGCTCACCCAGGGCGCCCTCGGCCAGCGGTTCGGCCAGTCCCGCCCGGCAGGTGTCGAACAGGTGCTCGGTCAGGTCGGTCCGGCCCTGGCGGGGCTGGATGATCCAGGTCAGGTGGTTGAGGCCCACGGCGGTGTACTCCAGTTCGGCGAACGGGACATTGAGCTGCTCGGCCAGGAAATGCGCCGCCTCGGTCACCCCGTGGCACAGGCCGACCATATTGGCCGGGGTATATTTGCGCACCGCCCGGCAGATCGCGGCCATGGGGTTCGAGTAGTTGAAGAACAGGGCCTCCGGGCAAAGTTCGAGCACATCCTGCGCCACGGCCACCATCACCGGGATCATGCGCATGGCGCGCGAGGTGCCGCCGGGAAGGGCGGTGTCGCCCACGGGCTGGAAGATACCATGCTTGCGCGGGATGAACACATCCTGCTCCCAGGCGCGGCGGCCCCCCACGCCGATAGTGCAGATCACGGCCGTGGCCCCGGGCAGGGCAGTGCGGCGGTCGGTGTGGGCGCTGATCGTGACCGGCGCGTTGTGCGCGGCCACCATCTTGCGGGCCAGACGCTCGGCCACCTCCAGGGCGGACGGGTCGATATCGACCAGGGCCACCTCGGCCGGCCAGCCCTTGCGCAGGAGGTCTCCCAGCAGGCCGCAGGTGAACATGGCGCTGCCCGCGCCGATCATCACTATTTTCTCTCGCATGGCTCTGCCTCACTTTCGGGCTTGAATTGGCGGGTTGTCTCGGGATTGCTCAGAAGATAATGCGGGTTGCGGCAGGTGCAAGGGGGAGTGTCGTGGGCTGTTGCCGGTTCTGTTTCTTGGATTGTTGAAAAGCGGTAAAACATTATTGACAAACGATAAAAATGGTAGTACGGTTGAGCATCCCTTTCATCTCAAACCCTCAACCGACAGAGGTCAGTGATGAGTGAGGAACGCCCTGTACATGTGTCCAAACTTCTGTCTTTTTGTGTCCGCGCCAATTGGGTTCTTTCAATAGTATTTATGATCGTTATTCCGCTACTCTTTGTTTTTTGCCAGATAAAGCTGAAAGGGTTCTTTCTTCCTGGTGGGGAATCATTCCAACTGCAATTCAAAGATGTGCTTCCAAAAATAGTCGACTGTGCGAAAGGCGATGTTTTTATTGAAAGCTACGGCAATGTGACAATGATCGGTAATATCCCGGCTGTTGTCTATCCGCAGTGGGTTGTATTTTTTTTAGAAGCACTGATAGGCTATTTTCTGGCCGTGCGTCTAAAACGACTGCTCCAGAGAGTGCGAGAGGGGCGGCCGTTCGATCCGGCGAACCCTAAGGACATAAGAGATATCGGATGGCTGGTCATTTCCGGCACAGTTCTTCAGTCTGTCCTTAGTACCTACGCAGCTTTATATCTGAGAAAACACGTTCCCGTCCCTGTGGATTGTACTTTGACTGTTATGCCGCAAATAGATTTGTTGTTCATTTTCCTCG from bacterium encodes:
- a CDS encoding DUF2975 domain-containing protein; its protein translation is MSEERPVHVSKLLSFCVRANWVLSIVFMIVIPLLFVFCQIKLKGFFLPGGESFQLQFKDVLPKIVDCAKGDVFIESYGNVTMIGNIPAVVYPQWVVFFLEALIGYFLAVRLKRLLQRVREGRPFDPANPKDIRDIGWLVISGTVLQSVLSTYAALYLRKHVPVPVDCTLTVMPQIDLLFIFLGLVILLLASIFQAGVDLQQEHDLTV